A single genomic interval of Croceibacter atlanticus HTCC2559 harbors:
- a CDS encoding glycoside hydrolase family 13 protein, with protein MQTTFAQLERLEPPNWWADMNLTSVQLLCYGENISDYEVSSKDITIVNVERTENPNYLFVNVNFEGLSAGEYSFKFKKKGSKSFTKAFALKERDANSKERESFNSSDLVYLIMPDRFANGDTSNDSMPSVTEKVNRAEQGGRHGGDLQGVINQLDYLEDLGVTALWSTPLLEDNDAKYSYHTYAQSDVYKIDPRYGTNEDYKRLATEMEQRDMKLIMDYVTNHWGAEHWLIKDLPEQSWIHQFEDNKGKDFPLDGYANSNYRMTTQYDPNASAIDIRYCEDGWFTSTMPDLNQSNPKTLTYLIQNAIWWIEYSGLDGFRVDTYSYNDKEGIANWTKAITDEYPNFNIVGEVWLHNQAQIAYWQKDSKIGALQNFNSHCPSVMDFTLHDAIGVMFKEDNASWNDGMIKAYDNFVNDFLYQDIDNLMVFAENHDTGRINEIYNGSLDHYKLAMTLVATTRGTPQIYYGSEIGMRGDKGKGDGAIRQDFPGGWATDANNAFTKDGRTEEQEAYHSFSKTLFNFRKETPALHTGELLHYLPENNVYVYFRSLEDQTVMVVLNNNPEEQTLDLSRFTEGIKNATTGKELFSQNTLNLDDPLTVKGKSPLVISLN; from the coding sequence ATGCAAACAACGTTTGCACAGTTAGAAAGGTTGGAGCCACCAAATTGGTGGGCAGATATGAATTTAACATCAGTCCAACTGTTATGTTATGGTGAAAACATTTCAGATTATGAGGTGTCCTCTAAAGACATAACTATTGTAAATGTGGAGCGTACAGAAAACCCTAATTATCTGTTTGTTAATGTAAATTTTGAAGGGCTTTCTGCTGGAGAATATTCATTTAAGTTCAAAAAGAAAGGTTCAAAATCTTTCACTAAGGCTTTTGCCTTAAAAGAACGTGATGCAAACTCAAAAGAAAGAGAAAGCTTTAATTCAAGTGATTTGGTGTATTTAATAATGCCAGATCGTTTTGCCAATGGAGATACAAGTAATGACAGTATGCCAAGTGTTACAGAAAAAGTAAACAGAGCAGAACAAGGTGGCCGTCACGGTGGCGATTTACAAGGTGTAATTAATCAATTAGATTATTTAGAAGATCTTGGAGTTACTGCACTTTGGAGCACACCACTTTTAGAAGATAACGACGCAAAATATTCTTATCACACCTATGCACAAAGCGATGTATATAAGATAGATCCACGTTATGGAACCAATGAGGATTATAAGCGCTTGGCAACCGAGATGGAACAACGCGATATGAAATTAATAATGGATTATGTGACCAATCATTGGGGTGCAGAACATTGGTTAATTAAAGATTTACCAGAACAAAGCTGGATTCATCAATTTGAAGACAATAAAGGCAAAGATTTTCCTTTAGATGGCTATGCCAACTCAAACTACAGGATGACAACACAGTACGATCCAAACGCGTCTGCAATAGATATACGTTACTGTGAAGATGGTTGGTTTACGAGTACAATGCCAGATTTAAACCAAAGCAATCCTAAAACGTTAACCTATTTAATACAAAATGCCATTTGGTGGATAGAGTATTCTGGGTTAGATGGTTTTCGCGTAGATACCTATTCATATAATGATAAAGAAGGCATCGCAAATTGGACAAAAGCTATTACAGATGAATATCCTAACTTTAATATTGTAGGAGAAGTTTGGCTACATAATCAAGCCCAAATAGCATATTGGCAAAAAGACAGCAAAATAGGAGCCTTGCAAAATTTTAATTCTCATTGTCCAAGTGTCATGGATTTTACACTTCATGATGCAATTGGTGTAATGTTTAAAGAAGACAACGCCAGCTGGAATGACGGAATGATTAAAGCGTACGATAATTTTGTGAATGACTTTTTATACCAAGACATAGACAATCTTATGGTTTTTGCAGAAAACCATGATACCGGACGTATAAACGAAATTTACAATGGGAGCCTAGACCATTATAAACTAGCAATGACGTTAGTGGCTACCACAAGAGGAACACCTCAAATTTATTACGGTAGTGAAATAGGAATGCGTGGCGACAAAGGAAAAGGAGATGGTGCTATACGACAAGATTTTCCTGGTGGTTGGGCTACAGATGCTAACAACGCCTTTACAAAAGATGGCCGTACAGAAGAGCAAGAGGCATATCATTCATTCTCTAAAACACTTTTCAATTTCAGAAAAGAAACACCAGCGTTACATACAGGAGAGTTATTGCATTACCTTCCAGAAAATAACGTCTATGTATATTTCAGAAGTTTAGAAGATCAAACTGTAATGGTTGTATTAAATAATAATCCAGAAGAACAGACTTTAGATTTAAGTCGTTTTACTGAAGGTATTAAGAATGCTACAACAGGTAAGGAGTTATTTTCTCAAAACACACTAAATTTAGATGATCCCTTAACGGTTAAGGGAAAATCTCCATTAGTAATAAGCTTAAACTAA
- a CDS encoding alpha/beta hydrolase: MKSNFLLIFGLVLTVFGCKEMTLQVKKEAVKEKQIAEEFVFKVLDSAVLKEGKLFRVDSFPSQFVVPRTVDVWVPKSYSKDSTYAVLYMNDGQNLFDSTTTWNKQEWKVDETLSRLIQQDSVKNTIVVSVHSIPEFRHSDYFPQKPLEQLPSTAYDSVVVMAKNNDVSKTEFVSNSDNYLKFLVEEVKPQIDAQFSTKTGVEHTVIAGSSMGGLISWYAVTEYPRIFGGAICMSTHWPGAMPFEGNPLPEAYFSYLETKLPSLETHKFYFDYGDKTLDALYPPFATRVDAVFKEAGFTEDNFKNMFFKGTDHSEVSWQKRLHIPLKFTL, translated from the coding sequence ATGAAGTCAAATTTCCTTTTAATTTTTGGTCTTGTATTAACTGTCTTTGGCTGTAAGGAAATGACGTTACAGGTAAAAAAAGAGGCAGTTAAAGAAAAACAAATTGCAGAAGAGTTTGTTTTTAAGGTTTTAGATAGCGCAGTTTTAAAAGAAGGCAAGCTATTTAGGGTAGATTCTTTTCCGTCTCAATTTGTAGTCCCAAGAACGGTTGATGTTTGGGTGCCAAAATCCTATTCCAAAGACAGCACGTATGCTGTGTTATATATGAATGACGGTCAAAATCTTTTTGATAGTACCACAACTTGGAACAAACAGGAATGGAAAGTAGATGAAACCTTAAGCAGATTAATACAACAAGATTCAGTAAAAAATACAATTGTTGTAAGCGTGCACAGTATTCCAGAATTTAGGCATAGTGATTACTTTCCGCAAAAACCTTTAGAGCAACTTCCAAGTACAGCGTATGATTCTGTAGTGGTTATGGCAAAAAACAACGATGTGTCTAAAACAGAGTTCGTTTCTAATTCAGATAACTATTTAAAATTTTTAGTTGAAGAAGTTAAACCACAAATAGATGCTCAGTTTTCTACAAAAACAGGTGTTGAGCATACAGTAATAGCTGGAAGCAGTATGGGCGGATTAATTTCGTGGTATGCAGTTACAGAATATCCTAGAATATTTGGAGGCGCAATTTGCATGTCTACACATTGGCCTGGCGCAATGCCGTTTGAAGGCAATCCGTTACCTGAAGCTTATTTTAGTTATCTGGAAACTAAATTACCAAGTCTAGAAACACATAAATTTTATTTTGATTACGGAGACAAAACTCTAGATGCACTATATCCTCCATTTGCAACTCGAGTAGATGCTGTGTTTAAAGAAGCAGGTTTTACAGAAGATAATTTTAAAAATATGTTTTTTAAAGGCACAGATCATAGCGAGGTATCCTGGCAAAAACGATTACACATTCCTCTTAAATTCACATTATAA
- a CDS encoding alpha-amylase family glycosyl hydrolase, translating into MIRVKHIVPFSLVLLGLLAVSCNTKGKALGQPSVIKGMATPIRLDVDSTSVLLTDYFLNVSEIDSTSTTKGFETSIDKDKTTLKLKTLANAPALGNLRVWSNGVANDIPLFKSAKESKTISFKAEENQFQTVQLKGEFTNWGTQPMRYANGEWTYSEIFNPGNHQYVLIADGKEMNNPDDTETVDNGMGGTNSVISIGNKNALKPELSTGKNNVSAFTVKIKNNYNTVLAYLDNQLIDGSYEETDSDEIYIKIPKGLKGRHLIRVYASNINGRGNDILVPLENSSVISDASKLERTDFHTQIMYFLMVDRFKDGDLTNTKKVDNDSILPKANYYGGDLQGVLDKIKDGYFKELGINTVWLSPITQNPEGAYGLWPEPLTKFSGYHGYWPISNTKIDYRFGDEALFKELIEEAHKQDMNVLLDYVANHVHEEHPLYKEHPEWATELYLPDGTLNTERWDDHRLTTWFDTFMPTLDFSKPEVVETMTDSAAYWVTNYDLDGFRHDATKHIQLDFWRTLTRKVKERTDRPIYQIGETYGSYELINSYINTGMLDAQFDFNLYDAEVSTFAKNETSFERLANTLQQGLNYYGSHHLMGNISGNQDKARFISYASGDVSFEEDAKKAGWTREITMSDTTAYKKLAQLQAFNLSVPGIPVIYYGDEYGSIGGNDPDNRRRMKFENLNNQETQLKNTVTSLVNKRRNSMALQYGETKILRADKEVMIIERNYFTEEVYVVFNKTNKAQDINVDGNTITVEANGFNFFEK; encoded by the coding sequence ATGATTCGAGTAAAACACATAGTGCCCTTTAGCTTAGTATTATTAGGACTATTAGCTGTGTCTTGTAACACTAAAGGAAAAGCATTAGGACAGCCTTCTGTTATTAAAGGTATGGCAACGCCAATACGTTTAGACGTAGATAGTACATCTGTATTGCTAACAGATTATTTTTTAAATGTTTCTGAAATAGATTCAACAAGTACCACTAAAGGATTTGAAACTTCCATAGATAAAGACAAGACAACACTCAAACTAAAAACCTTAGCAAACGCACCAGCATTGGGCAATCTAAGAGTGTGGTCAAATGGTGTAGCTAATGATATACCGTTATTTAAAAGCGCTAAAGAATCTAAAACAATTTCATTTAAAGCTGAAGAAAATCAGTTTCAAACTGTTCAGCTAAAGGGAGAATTTACAAATTGGGGCACACAACCAATGCGCTATGCAAATGGAGAATGGACATATAGTGAAATTTTTAATCCTGGAAATCATCAATATGTTCTTATCGCAGATGGTAAGGAAATGAATAATCCAGATGATACAGAAACTGTTGATAATGGTATGGGCGGCACTAACTCTGTTATTTCTATTGGCAATAAGAATGCGTTAAAGCCAGAGCTTTCTACGGGAAAGAATAATGTGTCTGCTTTCACAGTAAAGATTAAAAATAACTACAACACTGTTTTAGCATATTTAGACAATCAACTTATTGATGGTTCGTATGAAGAAACAGATTCAGATGAAATCTATATAAAAATCCCAAAAGGCTTAAAAGGGCGTCATCTTATAAGAGTGTATGCATCTAATATAAACGGAAGAGGTAATGATATTTTAGTACCTCTTGAAAATAGTAGTGTTATAAGTGATGCATCTAAATTAGAACGTACAGATTTTCACACTCAGATTATGTATTTCTTAATGGTAGATCGTTTTAAAGACGGCGATTTAACCAATACTAAAAAAGTTGATAACGACAGTATTTTACCAAAAGCCAATTATTATGGTGGCGATTTACAAGGTGTTTTAGACAAGATAAAAGACGGTTATTTTAAAGAATTAGGAATTAATACTGTGTGGTTGTCACCAATAACACAAAATCCCGAAGGCGCATATGGTTTGTGGCCAGAACCTTTAACCAAATTTTCTGGATATCACGGATATTGGCCCATTAGCAATACAAAAATAGACTACCGCTTTGGAGATGAGGCCTTGTTTAAAGAGCTTATTGAAGAAGCTCACAAACAAGATATGAATGTTTTGCTGGACTATGTGGCAAATCACGTTCATGAAGAACATCCATTGTATAAAGAGCATCCAGAATGGGCAACAGAGTTATACTTGCCAGATGGTACGCTAAATACAGAACGTTGGGATGATCATAGATTAACAACTTGGTTTGATACGTTTATGCCAACACTTGATTTTAGCAAGCCAGAAGTGGTAGAAACTATGACAGATTCTGCAGCTTATTGGGTTACAAATTATGATTTAGATGGCTTTCGTCACGATGCCACAAAGCACATTCAATTAGACTTTTGGCGTACGCTAACACGTAAAGTTAAAGAACGCACAGACAGACCTATTTATCAAATAGGAGAAACCTACGGTAGTTATGAGCTAATTAATAGTTACATAAACACAGGAATGCTAGATGCGCAATTCGATTTTAACCTATACGATGCAGAAGTATCAACCTTTGCTAAAAATGAAACCTCTTTTGAGCGTTTAGCAAATACCTTGCAACAAGGCTTAAATTATTATGGAAGTCATCATTTAATGGGGAATATTTCAGGTAACCAAGATAAGGCGCGCTTTATAAGTTATGCTTCTGGAGACGTAAGTTTTGAAGAAGATGCAAAAAAAGCAGGTTGGACACGTGAAATTACTATGAGTGACACTACGGCGTACAAAAAGTTGGCACAGTTGCAGGCCTTCAACCTATCTGTACCAGGTATTCCAGTAATTTATTACGGAGATGAGTATGGTAGTATTGGTGGTAATGACCCAGATAACAGACGTAGGATGAAGTTTGAAAACTTAAACAATCAAGAAACTCAGCTTAAAAACACTGTAACATCATTAGTTAATAAGCGTAGAAACTCAATGGCACTTCAATATGGAGAAACCAAAATTTTAAGAGCAGATAAAGAGGTGATGATTATTGAGCGAAACTATTTTACAGAAGAAGTATATGTTGTTTTTAATAAAACAAATAAAGCTCAAGATATAAACGTAGATGGTAATACCATAACAGTTGAAGCAAACGGATTTAATTTTTTCGAAAAATAA
- a CDS encoding alpha-amylase family glycosyl hydrolase encodes MKTYISALLIGLAFVACKSEPKQEEVTVETPKEIAPVNDEMLETAIIYEANIRQYSNEGTFNAFTKDIPELKQLGVKVIWLMPIFPISETKRKATGGDFASLIEDEAEREKMLGSYYAVSDFTEVNPEFGTKEDFRALLKTAHDNDMYVILDWVPNHTGWDHVWIKNHPEFYTKNAKGEITDPLNEDGEPVGWADVADLDYSNENLRNEMISDMKYWLSEEGVDGFRCDVAGSVPLDFWEQAIPQLRDTKDVFMLAEAWEPELLKANLFDMAYAWDGHHMMNAIASGEKDASAFKDYISKVETDYEDNDILMNFVTNHDENSWNGTIKERMGSNASAMTALSYTMPGMPLIYSGQEYDLDHRLKFFEKDSIPKTKANMWPLLEKLGQLKTENKALHGGKDAATISILETSKPNAIIAFKREKAEDQLVYLANVSNNPITFTVQLEGVYVDEMTGKEITLAKDQEHTLKGNQYVIYTNK; translated from the coding sequence ATGAAAACATATATTTCAGCTTTACTAATAGGACTTGCGTTTGTAGCGTGTAAGTCAGAGCCTAAACAAGAAGAGGTGACAGTAGAAACTCCTAAAGAGATTGCGCCAGTTAATGATGAAATGCTGGAAACAGCAATTATCTATGAGGCTAACATAAGACAGTATTCTAATGAAGGTACTTTTAACGCCTTTACGAAAGACATTCCTGAGCTAAAGCAATTGGGTGTAAAAGTAATTTGGTTAATGCCAATATTTCCTATTTCAGAAACTAAACGTAAAGCTACTGGAGGCGATTTTGCAAGCCTTATTGAAGATGAGGCAGAGCGTGAAAAAATGTTAGGTAGTTATTATGCTGTTTCAGATTTTACAGAGGTAAATCCAGAGTTTGGTACCAAAGAAGATTTTAGAGCACTTCTTAAAACGGCACATGATAATGATATGTATGTAATTTTAGACTGGGTGCCAAACCATACAGGTTGGGATCACGTTTGGATAAAAAATCATCCAGAATTTTATACTAAAAACGCTAAAGGAGAAATTACAGATCCATTAAACGAAGATGGAGAGCCAGTTGGTTGGGCAGATGTTGCAGACCTAGATTACAGTAATGAGAACTTACGTAACGAAATGATTTCAGATATGAAATATTGGTTGTCCGAAGAAGGTGTAGATGGCTTTAGATGTGATGTTGCTGGTAGTGTACCATTAGATTTTTGGGAGCAAGCTATACCACAACTTCGTGATACTAAAGATGTATTTATGTTAGCTGAAGCTTGGGAGCCAGAATTATTAAAAGCTAATTTATTTGATATGGCTTACGCTTGGGATGGTCATCATATGATGAACGCAATTGCATCTGGAGAAAAGGATGCGTCTGCTTTTAAAGACTACATATCTAAAGTTGAAACCGACTACGAAGACAATGACATCTTAATGAATTTTGTAACAAACCACGACGAAAACTCTTGGAATGGAACTATTAAGGAGCGTATGGGTTCTAATGCAAGTGCAATGACAGCGTTGTCATACACAATGCCTGGAATGCCACTAATTTATAGTGGTCAAGAATACGATCTAGATCACAGGTTAAAGTTTTTTGAAAAGGATAGTATACCAAAAACAAAAGCTAATATGTGGCCATTGTTAGAAAAATTAGGGCAACTTAAGACAGAAAACAAAGCGCTTCATGGAGGTAAAGATGCTGCAACAATATCTATTTTAGAAACATCTAAGCCAAATGCTATCATTGCTTTTAAAAGAGAGAAAGCAGAAGATCAATTGGTATATTTAGCAAATGTATCTAATAACCCAATTACATTTACTGTACAATTAGAAGGTGTATATGTAGATGAAATGACAGGAAAAGAAATTACGCTAGCTAAAGATCAGGAACACACATTAAAAGGAAATCAATACGTTATATATACCAATAAATAA
- the pfkA gene encoding 6-phosphofructokinase, producing MKDKLNHIAVLTSGGDAPGMNAGIRAVVRSCAFHDIKCSGIYRGYQGLIENDFEVLNARSVRNIINRGGTFLKSARSKEFRTKEGRQKAYENLISQGVDALVVIGGDGTFNGAVVFNEEHDFPIVGMPGTIDNDINGTDHTIGYDTALNTVVEAIDKIRDTANSHNRLFLVEVMGRDAGDIALNAGIGAGAEEILIPEEDLGTDRLLESLKRSKKSGKTSSIIVVSEGDKIGKNIFELAEFIETNLEDYEVRVTVLGHIQRGGTPSCYDRVLASRLGIGAVDALLAGERDIMIGTVHGKVTSVPFKEAVAGRNKIDLDLIRVADITST from the coding sequence ATGAAAGATAAATTGAATCATATTGCTGTCCTAACAAGTGGTGGCGATGCTCCAGGAATGAATGCAGGAATAAGAGCAGTTGTACGTTCTTGTGCATTTCACGATATTAAATGTTCTGGTATTTATAGAGGTTACCAAGGTCTTATAGAAAATGATTTTGAAGTTCTTAATGCACGTTCAGTAAGAAATATTATAAATCGAGGTGGCACCTTTTTAAAATCGGCACGTTCTAAAGAATTTAGGACAAAAGAAGGACGTCAAAAAGCTTACGAAAATCTTATATCTCAAGGCGTAGATGCCTTGGTGGTAATTGGAGGTGATGGTACATTTAATGGTGCAGTTGTCTTTAATGAAGAACATGATTTTCCAATAGTAGGAATGCCAGGTACTATAGATAATGATATTAATGGAACAGATCATACTATTGGTTACGATACTGCATTAAATACTGTTGTTGAAGCTATAGATAAAATTAGAGATACCGCAAACTCTCATAACCGTTTGTTTTTAGTTGAGGTTATGGGAAGAGATGCAGGAGATATTGCCTTAAATGCAGGTATTGGTGCAGGAGCAGAAGAGATTTTAATTCCGGAAGAAGATTTAGGAACAGATAGATTGTTAGAGTCTTTAAAACGAAGTAAAAAATCTGGGAAAACCTCCAGCATTATTGTGGTTTCTGAAGGAGATAAAATAGGTAAGAATATTTTTGAACTCGCAGAGTTTATTGAAACCAACCTAGAAGATTACGAAGTTAGAGTTACTGTTTTAGGACACATACAACGTGGTGGTACGCCTAGCTGTTATGATCGTGTTTTAGCAAGCAGGTTAGGTATTGGTGCCGTAGATGCATTATTGGCAGGAGAGCGAGACATTATGATAGGAACAGTGCACGGTAAAGTTACATCTGTGCCATTTAAGGAAGCTGTTGCAGGACGCAATAAAATAGATTTAGATTTAATTAGAGTGGCAGATATTACTTCGACATAA
- the gap gene encoding type I glyceraldehyde-3-phosphate dehydrogenase gives MTKLAINGFGRIGRIAFRIATQRDNVEVVAINDLLDVDHLAYLLKYDSVHGKFPGIVEVKDGNLVVDGNTIRVTAERNPEDLKWDEVGAEVVMDCTGIFTDLDNADAHLKAGAKKVVISAPSKTAPMFVMGVNHKDVKPSDNIVSNASCTTNCLAPMAKVIDDEFGIVEGLMTTVHATTSTQFTVDSPSKKNYRLGRSAMANIIPTSTGAAVAVTKVIPSLKGKLTGMAFRVPTTDVSVVDLTVRTEKPATYEDIKIAFKKASTGDYRGIIDYVEDDVVSQDFVSDANTCNFDANAGIALNDKFFKLIAWYDNEYGYSSKLVDLSLHVASL, from the coding sequence ATGACAAAATTAGCAATAAACGGTTTTGGCCGTATCGGTAGAATAGCATTTAGAATAGCAACACAACGCGACAATGTAGAAGTTGTAGCAATAAACGATTTATTAGACGTTGATCACTTAGCATACCTATTAAAATATGATTCAGTTCACGGAAAATTTCCAGGGATTGTTGAGGTTAAAGACGGCAACTTAGTTGTAGATGGTAATACAATTCGTGTAACAGCAGAGCGCAATCCAGAAGACTTAAAATGGGATGAAGTAGGTGCAGAAGTTGTAATGGATTGTACAGGAATATTTACAGATTTAGATAACGCAGATGCACACTTAAAAGCAGGTGCTAAAAAAGTAGTTATCTCTGCACCATCTAAAACAGCGCCTATGTTTGTAATGGGTGTAAACCACAAAGATGTTAAACCATCAGATAATATTGTATCTAACGCATCTTGTACTACAAACTGTTTAGCGCCAATGGCTAAGGTTATAGATGATGAGTTTGGTATTGTAGAAGGGTTAATGACTACAGTACACGCAACAACATCTACACAATTCACTGTAGATTCGCCATCAAAGAAAAACTACAGATTAGGGCGTTCTGCAATGGCTAATATTATACCAACATCTACAGGAGCTGCAGTAGCGGTAACTAAAGTAATACCATCTTTAAAAGGTAAGCTAACAGGTATGGCGTTTAGAGTGCCAACAACAGATGTGTCTGTTGTAGATTTAACCGTACGTACAGAAAAACCAGCTACTTACGAAGATATTAAGATAGCATTTAAAAAAGCATCTACTGGAGATTACCGTGGTATTATAGATTATGTTGAAGATGATGTGGTGTCTCAAGACTTTGTAAGCGATGCCAATACTTGTAATTTTGATGCAAATGCAGGAATTGCTTTAAATGATAAATTCTTTAAATTAATTGCTTGGTATGATAACGAGTACGGATATTCTTCTAAATTGGTAGATTTATCGTTACACGTAGCGTCATTATAA
- a CDS encoding BadF/BadG/BcrA/BcrD ATPase family protein: protein MVLIADGGSTKCDWILLDSKGDVKLKTRTLGLNPAVFKQEVLEERLKENSELKSICDIVETVHFYGAGCGTKTPKQNLKETLQNYFYAAKEIEVNEDMAAAVYAATTKPGIVCILGTGSNSCYFDGKDIHMAVDSLGYILMDEASGNYFGKRLIRDYYYNKMPKKLKKEFAARFDLNSDVIKMNLYKKENPNMYLASFAEFIFTSEVGDLNAYFYKLIEEGMLKFIERRILCFKEAQHVPIHFIGSIAHFSEDIIRECFEPYQLELGSIIRRPIDGLIQYYKDNIL, encoded by the coding sequence ATGGTACTCATAGCAGATGGCGGCTCAACAAAATGCGACTGGATTCTATTAGATTCCAAAGGCGATGTAAAGCTTAAGACAAGAACACTTGGCTTAAATCCAGCAGTCTTTAAACAAGAGGTTTTAGAAGAAAGGCTAAAAGAAAATAGTGAGCTTAAATCTATATGTGACATTGTAGAAACAGTACACTTTTACGGCGCAGGTTGTGGTACCAAAACGCCTAAGCAAAACCTAAAAGAGACATTACAAAATTACTTTTACGCAGCTAAGGAGATTGAAGTTAATGAAGATATGGCTGCTGCAGTGTATGCTGCAACAACAAAACCAGGCATTGTGTGCATCTTAGGTACAGGATCTAATTCCTGTTACTTTGATGGTAAAGACATCCATATGGCGGTGGACTCATTAGGGTATATTCTTATGGATGAAGCTAGCGGTAATTATTTTGGCAAACGCCTAATAAGAGATTACTACTACAATAAAATGCCTAAAAAACTTAAAAAAGAATTTGCTGCTAGGTTCGATTTAAATTCAGATGTTATTAAAATGAACCTTTACAAAAAAGAGAACCCAAATATGTATTTGGCCTCTTTTGCAGAGTTTATATTTACCAGTGAAGTAGGAGATTTAAATGCTTATTTCTATAAATTAATAGAAGAAGGCATGCTCAAATTTATAGAGCGTCGCATTCTTTGTTTTAAAGAAGCACAACACGTGCCTATTCACTTTATAGGATCTATAGCTCATTTTTCAGAAGACATCATAAGAGAATGTTTTGAGCCCTATCAACTTGAGTTAGGTTCAATAATTAGAAGACCTATTGATGGTCTTATACAATACTATAAAGACAATATATTATAA